In the genome of Ictalurus furcatus strain D&B chromosome 13, Billie_1.0, whole genome shotgun sequence, one region contains:
- the LOC128617186 gene encoding 7-methylguanosine phosphate-specific 5'-nucleotidase isoform X2, with protein MGLIELKVVLLQIPELKHASVRMRDGGRVETIIEHMRREGPNALQVISDFDMTLTRFAHNGTRCPTSYSILHSSAVISEDCKAKMSDLFDLYYPVEINNSISVEEKIPHMEEWWTRAHDLLIKERIRKDQLVQAVRDSGAMLREGYKSFFDVLRWNSVPLLIFSAGVGDILEEVITEHGVFHPNVRVFSNYMNFDQHGVVRAFKGDVIHAFNKREGALQNTQQFVHDRSNVLLLGDSLGDLDMADGMQGLRNILRIGYLNDKVEERREAYVRSYDIVLEKDETLDVPNAILNYITAEKRDHTPV; from the exons ATGGGTTTAATAGAGTTAAAGGTTGTTCTTTTGCAGATTCCGGAGCTGAAGCACGCTTCGGTGCGTATGAGAGACGGAGGACGAGTGGAGACCATCATCGAACACATGCGGAGAGAAGGACCTAATGcactgcag gtgatttCTGACTTCGACATGACGCTCACCAGATTTGCTCACAACGGGACACGCTGCCCTACCTCATACA GTATTCTACACAGCAGCGCTGTCATTAGCGAGGACTGTAAAGCCAAG ATGTCGGATTTGTTTGATCTTTATTACCCTGTTGAGATCAACAACTCGATTTCGGTGGAGGAGAAAATCCCTCACATGGAGGAATG gtggaCGCGAGCTCATGATTTGCTCATCAAAGAGCGAATCAGGAAAGACCAGCTGGTTCAGGCTGTAAGAGACTCCGGCGCCATGTTGAG agagggGTACAAGTCTTTCTTTGACGTGCTGCGGTGGAACTCCGTTCCTCTGCTGATCTTCTCAGCCGGAGTCGGAGATATTTTAGAAGAAGTGATCACCGAACACGGGGTCTTCCACCCGAATGTGCGCGTCTTCTCCAACTACATGAACTTCGACCAACAC gGTGTTGTGCGTGCATTTAAGGGCGATGTGATCCACGCGTTTAATAAAAGAGAGGGCGCTCTACAGAACACACAGCAGTTCGTACACGACCGCAGCAACGTGCTGCTGCTGGGAGATTCGCTCGGAGACCTGGACATGGCCGACGGCATGCAGGGCCTCCGCAACATCCTGCGCATCGGCTACCTCAACGACAAG GTCGAGGAGAGGAGGGAGGCGTACGTCAGGTCTTACGACATCGTGCTGGAGAAGGACGAGACGCTGGACGTCCCAAACGCGATACTTAATTACATCACAGCGGAGAAACGAGACCACACGCCCGTCTGA
- the LOC128617186 gene encoding 7-methylguanosine phosphate-specific 5'-nucleotidase isoform X1, translating to MNILLKMVVLLQIPELKHASVRMRDGGRVETIIEHMRREGPNALQVISDFDMTLTRFAHNGTRCPTSYSDYTRILHSSAVISEDCKAKMSDLFDLYYPVEINNSISVEEKIPHMEEWWTRAHDLLIKERIRKDQLVQAVRDSGAMLREGYKSFFDVLRWNSVPLLIFSAGVGDILEEVITEHGVFHPNVRVFSNYMNFDQHGVVRAFKGDVIHAFNKREGALQNTQQFVHDRSNVLLLGDSLGDLDMADGMQGLRNILRIGYLNDKVEERREAYVRSYDIVLEKDETLDVPNAILNYITAEKRDHTPV from the exons ATGAACATCTTGTTGAAAATG GTTGTTCTTTTGCAGATTCCGGAGCTGAAGCACGCTTCGGTGCGTATGAGAGACGGAGGACGAGTGGAGACCATCATCGAACACATGCGGAGAGAAGGACCTAATGcactgcag gtgatttCTGACTTCGACATGACGCTCACCAGATTTGCTCACAACGGGACACGCTGCCCTACCTCATACAGTGattacacac GTATTCTACACAGCAGCGCTGTCATTAGCGAGGACTGTAAAGCCAAG ATGTCGGATTTGTTTGATCTTTATTACCCTGTTGAGATCAACAACTCGATTTCGGTGGAGGAGAAAATCCCTCACATGGAGGAATG gtggaCGCGAGCTCATGATTTGCTCATCAAAGAGCGAATCAGGAAAGACCAGCTGGTTCAGGCTGTAAGAGACTCCGGCGCCATGTTGAG agagggGTACAAGTCTTTCTTTGACGTGCTGCGGTGGAACTCCGTTCCTCTGCTGATCTTCTCAGCCGGAGTCGGAGATATTTTAGAAGAAGTGATCACCGAACACGGGGTCTTCCACCCGAATGTGCGCGTCTTCTCCAACTACATGAACTTCGACCAACAC gGTGTTGTGCGTGCATTTAAGGGCGATGTGATCCACGCGTTTAATAAAAGAGAGGGCGCTCTACAGAACACACAGCAGTTCGTACACGACCGCAGCAACGTGCTGCTGCTGGGAGATTCGCTCGGAGACCTGGACATGGCCGACGGCATGCAGGGCCTCCGCAACATCCTGCGCATCGGCTACCTCAACGACAAG GTCGAGGAGAGGAGGGAGGCGTACGTCAGGTCTTACGACATCGTGCTGGAGAAGGACGAGACGCTGGACGTCCCAAACGCGATACTTAATTACATCACAGCGGAGAAACGAGACCACACGCCCGTCTGA
- the LOC128617186 gene encoding 7-methylguanosine phosphate-specific 5'-nucleotidase isoform X3 — MNILLKMIPELKHASVRMRDGGRVETIIEHMRREGPNALQVISDFDMTLTRFAHNGTRCPTSYSDYTRILHSSAVISEDCKAKMSDLFDLYYPVEINNSISVEEKIPHMEEWWTRAHDLLIKERIRKDQLVQAVRDSGAMLREGYKSFFDVLRWNSVPLLIFSAGVGDILEEVITEHGVFHPNVRVFSNYMNFDQHGVVRAFKGDVIHAFNKREGALQNTQQFVHDRSNVLLLGDSLGDLDMADGMQGLRNILRIGYLNDKVEERREAYVRSYDIVLEKDETLDVPNAILNYITAEKRDHTPV, encoded by the exons ATGAACATCTTGTTGAAAATG ATTCCGGAGCTGAAGCACGCTTCGGTGCGTATGAGAGACGGAGGACGAGTGGAGACCATCATCGAACACATGCGGAGAGAAGGACCTAATGcactgcag gtgatttCTGACTTCGACATGACGCTCACCAGATTTGCTCACAACGGGACACGCTGCCCTACCTCATACAGTGattacacac GTATTCTACACAGCAGCGCTGTCATTAGCGAGGACTGTAAAGCCAAG ATGTCGGATTTGTTTGATCTTTATTACCCTGTTGAGATCAACAACTCGATTTCGGTGGAGGAGAAAATCCCTCACATGGAGGAATG gtggaCGCGAGCTCATGATTTGCTCATCAAAGAGCGAATCAGGAAAGACCAGCTGGTTCAGGCTGTAAGAGACTCCGGCGCCATGTTGAG agagggGTACAAGTCTTTCTTTGACGTGCTGCGGTGGAACTCCGTTCCTCTGCTGATCTTCTCAGCCGGAGTCGGAGATATTTTAGAAGAAGTGATCACCGAACACGGGGTCTTCCACCCGAATGTGCGCGTCTTCTCCAACTACATGAACTTCGACCAACAC gGTGTTGTGCGTGCATTTAAGGGCGATGTGATCCACGCGTTTAATAAAAGAGAGGGCGCTCTACAGAACACACAGCAGTTCGTACACGACCGCAGCAACGTGCTGCTGCTGGGAGATTCGCTCGGAGACCTGGACATGGCCGACGGCATGCAGGGCCTCCGCAACATCCTGCGCATCGGCTACCTCAACGACAAG GTCGAGGAGAGGAGGGAGGCGTACGTCAGGTCTTACGACATCGTGCTGGAGAAGGACGAGACGCTGGACGTCCCAAACGCGATACTTAATTACATCACAGCGGAGAAACGAGACCACACGCCCGTCTGA
- the LOC128617186 gene encoding 7-methylguanosine phosphate-specific 5'-nucleotidase isoform X4, with translation MNILLKMIPELKHASVRMRDGGRVETIIEHMRREGPNALQVISDFDMTLTRFAHNGTRCPTSYSILHSSAVISEDCKAKMSDLFDLYYPVEINNSISVEEKIPHMEEWWTRAHDLLIKERIRKDQLVQAVRDSGAMLREGYKSFFDVLRWNSVPLLIFSAGVGDILEEVITEHGVFHPNVRVFSNYMNFDQHGVVRAFKGDVIHAFNKREGALQNTQQFVHDRSNVLLLGDSLGDLDMADGMQGLRNILRIGYLNDKVEERREAYVRSYDIVLEKDETLDVPNAILNYITAEKRDHTPV, from the exons ATGAACATCTTGTTGAAAATG ATTCCGGAGCTGAAGCACGCTTCGGTGCGTATGAGAGACGGAGGACGAGTGGAGACCATCATCGAACACATGCGGAGAGAAGGACCTAATGcactgcag gtgatttCTGACTTCGACATGACGCTCACCAGATTTGCTCACAACGGGACACGCTGCCCTACCTCATACA GTATTCTACACAGCAGCGCTGTCATTAGCGAGGACTGTAAAGCCAAG ATGTCGGATTTGTTTGATCTTTATTACCCTGTTGAGATCAACAACTCGATTTCGGTGGAGGAGAAAATCCCTCACATGGAGGAATG gtggaCGCGAGCTCATGATTTGCTCATCAAAGAGCGAATCAGGAAAGACCAGCTGGTTCAGGCTGTAAGAGACTCCGGCGCCATGTTGAG agagggGTACAAGTCTTTCTTTGACGTGCTGCGGTGGAACTCCGTTCCTCTGCTGATCTTCTCAGCCGGAGTCGGAGATATTTTAGAAGAAGTGATCACCGAACACGGGGTCTTCCACCCGAATGTGCGCGTCTTCTCCAACTACATGAACTTCGACCAACAC gGTGTTGTGCGTGCATTTAAGGGCGATGTGATCCACGCGTTTAATAAAAGAGAGGGCGCTCTACAGAACACACAGCAGTTCGTACACGACCGCAGCAACGTGCTGCTGCTGGGAGATTCGCTCGGAGACCTGGACATGGCCGACGGCATGCAGGGCCTCCGCAACATCCTGCGCATCGGCTACCTCAACGACAAG GTCGAGGAGAGGAGGGAGGCGTACGTCAGGTCTTACGACATCGTGCTGGAGAAGGACGAGACGCTGGACGTCCCAAACGCGATACTTAATTACATCACAGCGGAGAAACGAGACCACACGCCCGTCTGA